Proteins encoded by one window of Thiovulum sp. ES:
- a CDS encoding Major Facilitator Superfamily transporter (PFAM: Major Facilitator Superfamily), translating to MVDKKSSHIKNVLHGFFLSIGTTVAEPSTILPLIINHFSGSSIVVGIFASLLKGGAIFVQMIAAFYAQSYKYMMPYLRIVFLVRFLSWFGIGIAISFFGESNPELTLWLIGIFLFLFSFSAGFGAIYFKDIQGKIFTHQFRGKSMAYRQFFSGLGAILSGTTAGIFLQNFEPPESFALLFMVSAIIMGFGLVAFGTIEEPEKKNIKQREGTFGNFLKESLLYFHKSDVLKYQVLSYLFSYSHLIGLPFIILQIEDSIGLNGYQVGILLSVQMLGAMLSNIIWGKLSLRGKDKNVAFISFSLMIISFLLSIFFQNLYIYGVVFFLIGASIDGTRLAFGNLILVIAPEEKRPLYIALQANISSFGLFFPILGGVLLSISNYQIVYSVSIVGVVFAFYLLWKESKLQLN from the coding sequence GTGGTCGATAAAAAATCATCACATATAAAAAATGTTCTACACGGTTTTTTTCTATCGATAGGAACGACCGTAGCAGAACCATCAACAATTTTGCCTTTGATTATAAATCATTTTTCAGGTAGCTCAATTGTTGTTGGAATTTTTGCTTCACTTTTAAAAGGTGGAGCAATTTTCGTCCAAATGATCGCTGCATTTTATGCACAATCTTATAAGTATATGATGCCATATTTAAGGATTGTATTTCTTGTTCGGTTTCTATCATGGTTTGGAATTGGAATAGCAATATCATTTTTTGGTGAAAGCAATCCAGAATTGACACTTTGGCTAATTGGAATTTTTCTATTTCTATTCTCATTTTCAGCAGGATTTGGTGCGATATATTTTAAAGATATTCAAGGAAAAATTTTCACTCACCAATTTCGTGGAAAAAGTATGGCTTATCGACAATTCTTTTCTGGACTTGGTGCAATTCTTTCAGGAACAACAGCGGGAATTTTTCTACAAAATTTTGAACCTCCAGAGAGTTTTGCACTGCTTTTTATGGTGAGTGCAATAATTATGGGGTTTGGACTCGTTGCATTTGGAACAATTGAAGAACCAGAAAAAAAGAATATTAAACAGCGAGAAGGAACTTTTGGAAATTTTTTAAAAGAGAGTCTCCTATATTTTCATAAAAGTGATGTTTTAAAGTATCAAGTTCTCTCCTATCTCTTTTCATACTCGCACCTCATCGGACTACCATTTATAATTTTACAGATAGAAGATTCGATTGGTTTAAATGGGTATCAAGTTGGAATTTTACTTTCAGTTCAAATGCTTGGTGCAATGTTGAGTAATATCATTTGGGGAAAACTCTCGCTCCGCGGAAAAGATAAAAATGTGGCATTTATCTCTTTCTCTCTCATGATAATCTCGTTTCTACTCTCGATATTTTTCCAAAATCTCTATATTTATGGAGTTGTATTTTTTCTAATTGGTGCTTCGATTGATGGAACTAGACTCGCTTTTGGAAATTTAATTCTTGTTATTGCACCTGAGGAAAAGCGACCACTCTATATTGCACTTCAAGCAAACATCTCATCTTTTGGTCTCTTCTTTCCGATTCTTGGCGGTGTTCTGCTCTCAATATCAAACTATCAAATTGTCTATTCTGTTTCAATAGTTGGAGTAGTTTTTGCTTTTTATCTTCTTTGGAAAGAGAGCAAGTTGCAATTAAATTAA
- a CDS encoding signal transduction histidine kinase (PFAM: Response regulator receiver domain; Histidine kinase-, DNA gyrase B-, and HSP90-like ATPase; His Kinase A (phosphoacceptor) domain), whose translation MVEEFDLKQELKRMTILYVEDEEMTRMTFERSLKRMFGKIFQAENGRIGLDIFKKESIDVILTDVNMPEMNGLEMSKAIKEINPRVPIVISSAYNDSSFLMQAIDIGIDHYITKPVDMKKFRLRLEEVAINFYNKRISEERKVESELERNLFETVLNSQSAIAVLFTKNNDILFMNKQFFKTFDFEDVYDFKSRHSNINELFVDFPELHDAEGWADIIIKKGIKKVQIVGRNNLRLTFNIDLIELPEENQADYSITLNNVTKLEEAVLQAEQSNRAKSDFLANMSHEIRTPMNGIIGFSDVLKRSHLDSQQKEFVNIISKSATSLLDIINDILDFSKIESGKLDIESVEFNVFDEFESVVELFSAKTYEKSIKLVSFIDPKLPENVFGDALRIKQILINLIGNAIKFTPESGLVRVDIKKVSSTDKQVKVLFSVIDTGIGIPKEKQDVIFKPFSQADTSTSRQYGGTGLGLAISTKLLSLMNTDLQLESEIGQGSNFFFELYFNMQSTSNSHTFDENVSLNIAIYNSPDTEIYEDLVKDYLDAFKLSHITFSSVEELDSNNFPKAVIFLTTVIDLDIMEKLEENNISKILIIDKQYQLSEVEEEHFTEVIHHPINGSKIFDSLVKYVDQLSPSSEIDEDDESDLNFAGKKILVVEDNDINQQLISFMLEMLDIEVEIAENGKEGVDKFKTDEFNLILMDINMPVMNGLEATQEIIDYEKDSASISHTPIVALTANAIKGDKERFISYGMDDYLSKPIDKNDLERVLKKYL comes from the coding sequence ATGGTTGAAGAGTTTGATTTAAAACAAGAATTAAAACGAATGACTATTCTCTATGTTGAAGATGAAGAGATGACTAGAATGACTTTTGAGCGAAGTCTCAAGAGAATGTTCGGGAAAATTTTTCAAGCTGAAAATGGACGAATTGGTCTAGATATTTTTAAAAAAGAGTCTATTGATGTAATTTTAACAGATGTTAATATGCCTGAAATGAATGGACTGGAGATGTCTAAAGCTATAAAAGAGATCAATCCTAGAGTTCCAATTGTCATCTCTTCAGCTTATAATGATTCAAGCTTCTTGATGCAAGCGATAGATATTGGAATAGATCATTATATTACAAAACCAGTGGATATGAAGAAGTTTAGATTAAGATTAGAAGAAGTTGCAATAAACTTTTATAATAAAAGAATTTCTGAAGAGAGAAAAGTAGAGTCTGAATTAGAGAGAAATCTTTTTGAAACTGTTTTAAATAGCCAATCAGCAATTGCAGTTTTATTTACAAAAAATAATGACATTCTCTTTATGAATAAACAATTTTTTAAAACATTTGATTTTGAAGATGTTTATGATTTTAAATCAAGACACTCAAATATTAACGAACTTTTTGTAGATTTTCCAGAACTGCATGATGCTGAAGGTTGGGCAGATATAATCATTAAAAAAGGTATTAAAAAAGTCCAGATTGTTGGTAGAAATAATTTGAGACTAACTTTTAATATTGACCTCATCGAATTACCAGAAGAGAATCAAGCAGATTACTCAATTACTTTAAACAATGTAACAAAATTAGAAGAGGCTGTTTTACAAGCAGAGCAATCAAACAGAGCAAAGTCAGATTTTCTTGCAAATATGTCGCATGAAATCAGAACTCCAATGAACGGGATTATTGGTTTTTCAGATGTTTTAAAAAGAAGCCATTTAGATTCTCAACAGAAAGAGTTTGTAAATATTATCTCGAAAAGTGCAACTTCTCTATTGGATATTATTAATGACATTCTTGACTTTTCTAAAATTGAGAGCGGAAAACTTGATATTGAATCTGTTGAATTCAATGTTTTTGATGAGTTTGAATCCGTTGTTGAGTTGTTCTCCGCAAAAACTTATGAAAAAAGTATAAAACTTGTATCTTTTATCGATCCCAAATTACCTGAAAATGTATTTGGTGATGCACTCAGAATCAAACAAATCCTTATAAACTTAATTGGAAATGCGATCAAATTTACTCCAGAATCTGGTCTTGTTCGAGTTGATATTAAAAAAGTTAGTAGCACAGACAAGCAGGTTAAAGTTCTCTTTTCTGTTATTGACACTGGTATTGGTATTCCAAAAGAGAAGCAAGATGTGATTTTTAAACCTTTCTCACAAGCAGATACTAGTACTTCGCGACAATATGGTGGAACTGGTTTAGGTCTTGCAATTTCTACTAAACTTCTATCGCTTATGAATACAGATTTGCAACTAGAATCTGAAATTGGTCAAGGTAGCAACTTCTTCTTTGAACTATATTTTAACATGCAATCAACTTCTAACAGCCACACTTTTGATGAAAATGTCTCTCTGAACATTGCAATTTATAACTCTCCAGATACTGAGATTTATGAAGATCTTGTAAAAGATTATCTTGATGCTTTTAAATTAAGTCATATAACTTTTAGTTCTGTTGAAGAACTCGATAGTAATAATTTTCCAAAAGCTGTTATCTTCTTAACAACTGTTATTGATCTTGATATTATGGAGAAATTAGAAGAGAATAATATATCTAAAATTCTTATTATTGACAAACAATATCAACTTTCTGAAGTAGAGGAAGAGCATTTTACAGAAGTAATTCATCACCCAATTAACGGTTCAAAAATCTTTGACTCACTTGTTAAGTATGTGGATCAACTCTCACCTAGTAGCGAAATTGATGAAGATGATGAGAGTGATTTAAATTTTGCTGGAAAGAAAATTCTTGTTGTCGAAGACAATGATATAAACCAGCAACTTATCTCATTTATGCTTGAAATGTTGGATATTGAAGTTGAAATCGCAGAAAATGGAAAAGAGGGTGTCGATAAGTTTAAAACTGATGAATTTAATTTAATTCTCATGGATATAAATATGCCAGTAATGAATGGACTTGAAGCGACTCAAGAGATTATTGATTATGAAAAAGATTCTGCTTCTATTTCACACACTCCAATTGTTGCCTTGACTGCAAATGCAATCAAAGGAGACAAAGAGCGATTTATTTCTTACGGAATGGATGATTATCTCTCAAAACCGATTGATAAAAATGATTTAGAGAGAGTGTTAAAAAAATACCTTTAA
- a CDS encoding homoaconitate hydratase family protein/3-isopropylmalate dehydratase, large subunit (PFAM: Aconitase family (aconitate hydratase)~TIGRFAM: 3-isopropylmalate dehydratase, large subunit; homoaconitate hydratase family protein) codes for MGLTITEKIFSEHAGKEVRAGDIVEVPIDMVIGNDITTPISIRAFKESGATKLANPDGFSIVLDHFIPAKDIASANQAKISREFAFEQDMKNFFDEKDMGIEHALLPEKGLISPGDVVIGADSHTCTHGALGAFATGMGSTDLAYAMVTGGNWFKVPETIKVVFSGELQEHVTGKDLILELIRQIGVDGALYQALEFTGSTISTLDMDSRFSLCNMAIEAGAKSGIIAVDEITKEFLKDKNLAREPKEFYSDPDAKYIQTIEIDVSKLEPVIAYPHLPSNGHSLSVAVADDIRVDQVFIGSCTNGRLSDIEIASKIVKGKKVARHTRMIVTPATQKILEEASQKGYIKDLVDAGAVVSNPTCGACLGGYMGILGDDEVSISTTNRNFVGRMGARSSKIYLSNSAVAAASAIAGKIARP; via the coding sequence GAGCTTTTAAAGAGAGTGGAGCTACAAAATTAGCAAATCCAGACGGATTTAGTATTGTGCTTGATCACTTTATTCCTGCAAAAGATATTGCATCGGCAAACCAAGCAAAAATTTCCCGAGAGTTCGCTTTTGAACAAGATATGAAAAATTTCTTTGACGAAAAAGATATGGGAATTGAACATGCACTTTTACCAGAAAAAGGCTTGATTTCCCCAGGTGATGTTGTCATTGGTGCGGATTCTCACACTTGCACACACGGAGCTTTAGGTGCTTTTGCTACGGGAATGGGTTCTACTGATTTGGCTTATGCAATGGTTACAGGTGGAAATTGGTTTAAAGTTCCTGAGACAATTAAAGTTGTATTTTCTGGAGAACTTCAAGAGCATGTTACAGGGAAAGATCTGATTTTAGAACTTATTCGACAAATTGGAGTAGATGGGGCTTTATACCAAGCTCTTGAATTTACAGGTAGCACAATTTCGACTCTTGACATGGACTCAAGATTTTCACTTTGCAACATGGCAATTGAAGCTGGTGCAAAATCTGGAATTATCGCTGTTGATGAAATCACAAAAGAGTTTTTGAAAGATAAAAATTTAGCAAGAGAGCCGAAAGAATTTTACTCAGACCCAGATGCGAAATATATTCAAACAATTGAAATCGATGTTTCTAAATTAGAGCCTGTAATTGCATACCCACATTTACCATCAAACGGACATTCACTTTCTGTTGCTGTTGCTGATGATATTCGGGTGGATCAAGTTTTCATCGGTAGTTGCACAAACGGACGACTTTCTGACATCGAAATTGCTTCAAAAATTGTCAAAGGCAAAAAAGTAGCTCGACACACAAGAATGATTGTAACACCTGCGACACAAAAGATTTTAGAAGAAGCTTCTCAAAAAGGCTACATAAAAGATTTGGTTGATGCTGGAGCAGTCGTAAGTAATCCAACATGCGGGGCTTGTCTTGGCGGATACATGGGAATTCTTGGGGACGATGAGGTCTCAATTTCAACAACAAATCGAAATTTCGTAGGTCGAATGGGTGCAAGAAGCTCAAAAATCTATCTTTCAAATAGTGCAGTCGCAGCAGCAAGTGCTATCGCAGGAAAGATAGCTAGACCTTGA
- a CDS encoding Holliday junction DNA helicase, RuvB subunit (PFAM: Holliday junction DNA helicase ruvB C-terminus; Holliday junction DNA helicase ruvB N-terminus~TIGRFAM: Holliday junction DNA helicase, RuvB subunit) — MRESLDFSQKHKEGDYEKSLRPKNLQEYIGQEKICKNLEVFISASRKRAEPLDHTLLFGSPGLGKTTLAFIISHEMESNLKITSAPMIEKSGDLAALLTNLSENDILFIDEIHRLSPAIEEILYSAMEDFRLDIIIGSGPSAQTVQIDLPPFTLIGATTRAGMLSTPLRERFGIHFRMEFYTETELSEIIEIASRKMDKQISPISAHQIAKRSRGTPRIALRLLRRVRDFSDYADEVEITLERTGEALESLGINEYGFDSMDIQILERLLEAKGKAVGLKTLSAILNEDIGTIEEVIEPYLITNGYIEKTARGRVATRKTYEVLKFNE; from the coding sequence TTGAGAGAGAGTTTAGATTTTTCTCAAAAACACAAAGAGGGAGATTACGAAAAATCACTCCGTCCAAAAAACTTACAAGAGTATATTGGGCAAGAGAAAATTTGTAAAAATTTAGAAGTCTTTATTTCTGCTTCTCGAAAGAGGGCAGAACCCCTTGATCACACACTGCTTTTTGGTTCGCCTGGACTTGGAAAAACTACACTCGCTTTTATAATTTCGCATGAAATGGAGAGTAATTTAAAAATTACTTCTGCACCGATGATTGAAAAGAGCGGAGACCTTGCCGCACTTCTTACAAATCTTTCGGAAAATGACATACTTTTTATTGATGAAATTCACAGACTTTCACCTGCGATTGAGGAAATTTTGTATTCGGCGATGGAGGATTTTCGACTCGATATTATTATTGGTTCAGGACCTTCAGCTCAAACCGTTCAAATCGACTTGCCACCTTTTACACTAATTGGTGCGACAACAAGAGCAGGGATGTTATCAACTCCACTTCGTGAAAGGTTTGGAATTCATTTCCGTATGGAGTTTTATACTGAAACTGAACTTTCTGAAATTATTGAAATTGCAAGTAGAAAAATGGATAAGCAGATAAGTCCGATTTCTGCACATCAAATTGCAAAACGATCTCGCGGAACTCCACGAATTGCACTTCGTCTTCTTCGTCGTGTTCGTGATTTTTCAGACTATGCTGATGAGGTCGAAATTACACTTGAAAGAACAGGCGAAGCTTTAGAATCTCTTGGAATTAATGAGTACGGTTTTGACTCAATGGACATTCAAATTTTGGAAAGACTCCTTGAAGCAAAAGGAAAAGCGGTTGGATTAAAAACACTTTCAGCAATTCTAAATGAAGATATTGGAACAATTGAAGAAGTTATCGAACCATATTTAATTACAAATGGATATATTGAAAAAACAGCTCGGGGTCGAGTTGCAACTCGAAAAACTTATGAAGTTTTAAAATTTAATGAGTAG